TGGTCCCATCAGGAGCGATGATATAAGTAGCGGGAACGGGCAGGTGCCAGGCATCATCTTTCATATTATACTCTTTCAGGTCGATTCCTGCTTTCTGGTATGTTTCAACGAGGTAATCCGGCAGTTGAAATAAGAGTTTATAATTGTTGATAACTTGTCGTGTAGGATCACTTAACACTTCAAACGAAAGGGTGTGTTTTTCCTTTACAGAAAGTGAGTGATCAGGAGTTTCGGGACTGATTGCTAATATTTGGATTCCACTCTCTCTAAATTGGGGAGTCATTTGCTGATAAGCTTGAAGCTCCAGATTGCAGTATGGACACCATTCTCCACGATAAAAGAGAAGGACGACAGGGCCAGATTGCAACTGCTCGTATAAGGTGATCTCTTCTCTAATGGCATTTTTCAAGGTGAAGTTGGGTGCTTTTTCTCCAGCTTGAAGTCCTTTAGCGATAGCTGATTCTGTTAACTCTTTAGTAGCTCGTGCCATATTCTCTTTTATTTCAGCAGGAAGTTTTTTTGCACCCGCTTTCTTTACACGCTCTAATGACTCTTTAAGAGACGTCATGGTATTCATCCGTTTCCCTCCTATAAAGTGGGTAGTTACGAGAAACATCACGGTGATTTTTTGAGTAGCTACAGGAATTTTTTGTGCTCCCCTTTAACAGATCATACCCTTAACAAAAATCATTAAACAAAAAACTTAGCGCATCTTAAACATTACTTTAAAGCATTGCTTTGGTGATCATCATACAAGTATCAGCACTACTGTCATTATTTGAGGAGAGGAGGAAAGAAAGTATTTGTCCATATTAAGTAAGGAGAGAGGGGAGAAGAAGTGATGATGTACCAACAAACAGAGATCGCTCGATTTGCCGTTGATGATTGGCGAAAAGATGCGTTCTTATCCTTTCGTGAAGGAGTGTTATCGCCATCACCCAAATTCCCTTGCATCTTTGCGACGCAAGGTTTAAAAGAGGATGAAATGAGGTTCTCTTTTTATGAATCAGATGATGATGAAGCGGTTAAATCATGGGCACAACATTTGCGCCTCTATTTATCGTCTGCGCGTCAGCTGGGCAAGTACACCTCATACGTTTCTTTTTTTAATTTACCGCGCGATCAATCCTTATGTGAGTATGAGAGCATTTTTTGGAGTATCGTGAATCGACTGCATCGCTTGGATGAAGTGATGTGGCCACAAGAAAGAACACGTAATACTGATAGTCCATACTGGGAGTTTATCTATCATGGGGAACCGATTTTTGTGGTGTGTAATACCCCTGCTTATAAAGGACGAAAAAGCAGGAAGTCTAGCACTTTTTTAATCGCGGTTCAGCCTGCCTGGGTGTTTGAGCACATGGGCCTGTTACAGGAGCGAGGGAAAA
This sequence is a window from Mechercharimyces sp. CAU 1602. Protein-coding genes within it:
- a CDS encoding YqcI/YcgG family protein; the protein is MMYQQTEIARFAVDDWRKDAFLSFREGVLSPSPKFPCIFATQGLKEDEMRFSFYESDDDEAVKSWAQHLRLYLSSARQLGKYTSYVSFFNLPRDQSLCEYESIFWSIVNRLHRLDEVMWPQERTRNTDSPYWEFIYHGEPIFVVCNTPAYKGRKSRKSSTFLIAVQPAWVFEHMGLLQERGKKAIRVIRQLLQQYDDHPVFPYLGLPGEENNREWMQYFIPETNELDSKKIACPFAYRNDKEQEGAPNPSL
- a CDS encoding peroxiredoxin-like family protein, encoding MNTMTSLKESLERVKKAGAKKLPAEIKENMARATKELTESAIAKGLQAGEKAPNFTLKNAIREEITLYEQLQSGPVVLLFYRGEWCPYCNLELQAYQQMTPQFRESGIQILAISPETPDHSLSVKEKHTLSFEVLSDPTRQVINNYKLLFQLPDYLVETYQKAGIDLKEYNMKDDAWHLPVPATYIIAPDGTIDYVEADPDYTSRMEPQKALERAQRLKR